The Quercus lobata isolate SW786 chromosome 4, ValleyOak3.0 Primary Assembly, whole genome shotgun sequence genome segment TACAGAAACTTTTAGTTAGATgcacaccatttttttttttttaattcttcatGTCGTGTTTATTGTTTCAGTTTgagattaatataatttaattatacttTCTATGCAAAACTTGAGACCAACATACTTTTAGGCAAAaatttcccgtgcatcgcacggattTTTGACTAgtatatctaaaagctaaagcgtAACATTTGTTGTTGCTCCGTTTCAATTGAGCCACATCAGTAGTTATATTATTATccattttctttccaatttttcatatatattttttaacatttaatcATTTAAGGTGAATTAGAAACTCtattatttaacaatcaaaCTACTCTCTCTTATTTCTAActattcttcttattattaaCTTCTCCACTTATTGTTACACTTTTAACAACATTTCTCCTTCCCTTTTACCTTTTCAATTCACCACTATTCTCTACCTTAATATTACTCTTTCTCTATCCccttatcttcctttattttggcTATTCTCATTCTCATCCTATTACtatgattttgttattttctctctctcattctatgcatagttttcccacACACAAAATGTGAactctctctcaactttttttttaaaaaaattttggtggatttatttttatttatttttcttgcatttctaCTTTAGATTGGTGAATTTTTATGTTCTAtactttgggttgatgcaatttaattttgtttttttttttttttttcctttgatggtTAAATATATCCTATTGTATTGTGGGAGAGACCAATGTTGGGAAACTCTCAAAAGAGGATACTTGGAACCTCTTTGGGTTAATTAATTGTGGACTCactacttattttttaaattgaaaaaaaaaaaaaaaactaaaagtttagAATTGAATGATTGAATTGCATTGAATGTTCATTATGTCAAGAATATCACAATTGGTAGAAATTACATCGCTTTGGTCCTAATTACAATCTacataaaaattacaaagttttgGTCCTAATACATTCTaccaaagaaaatgataaaacactAATcttgaagacaaaaaaaaaaaaaaaaaaacacaaactagaTTTAGGGGCTAGGTTACAGAGTGGGAAGTTATTAGGCATCTACTCTGCCCGAAAAAATCTAGTCTTCTAGGCCATGAATGACCATCTATATACCCACACAATCATTGACATATGATACTGTAAACTTTGAAATGTAGGGTCATTCTACCATACCCCCTCAAAAAATAGGAGGGTACGGTACCCACCTATATCTGAGCCGttaatttattatcattttgatCTTGACCGTTGATGtaattttaaaggtttttggTTACCGGTTGAGcaggttttatatataaacaaaaaattaaataattcatcaCACTTTTCAGCCTTTTTCTCATTTCTCACGTTTGCTTCTCTACCTCTCTACTTCGTTTGCTCACTGCTCTGTTTGCCTCTCTAAACAAAACCCTCAAATCAGACGGTTGATACCACATCTGCGGCGCACCCACAACCTCAAATCGGAGGCGCTTCTTCTCATCCAATCCAACTTGTCAACGCCGCTCTCTAGCTTATTCTTCCAATCCATATTCAAATCAGCGGCGCACTCATATCCAATCCAACTCGGCAGCGCTTCATCTCTTCCCGGACGACTCGGCGGcgcttcttctcttccattctAAATCGGCAGCGCCACCCACAATCTTCAGGTTCTCTCTTTACATGTGATTATTGCTGATATAggtttatattatttctctaaactttgtgggtttatgatattattgttttgtttgagtttcGGTTCTTATATATTTGACAAATTAATCTTTACACCGAAGGGCTTGACAGTCCACCACTGATTGCCTGTTGCCGATGCTTTGGCAAAGAAATCTTGGGTTGGGCTAGAATTAGAACGTCAGGTTTGGGTTAAAGACTTACCTGAGGACATTATCCCCCTTGCTCTGTTTGATTAGTTTTCTTATGTTTTAATAAAAGCATCGTTCTGTCTCATAgactggtttctcaaaaaaaagaaaaaaaaatctcaaaaaaaaatcagtagAAACACTTACAAACTGCAAGACTATCTAATATGTATTAAGCCtcatctttaatttttaatttttttatatttttatattttttatatttttatttttttattttagctcTCCTCACTACCTCCTTAAATGTATCATCCTCTCACAAGTCAATGTCCCCTCAAGATCTCCAATAATTCGAGCTATCCGAACCTCAAGGCCCCTTTGAACTTCCTGAAAGAGAGTTCTGACACTATCAGCAAAGCATTTCATGTCAAAGCTGGCAATCTTATTTATTTCTTCAGTGACCCCAACAAATCCAGAAGCAATCTTGGATTGAATTTCCACCCATTTCTGTCCTGTTGCAACTATGTGTCTCTGCAGCTGAAATGTTTCGTCTAGGAATTTTTGTAGTGCTTTAGTTTCTTCCTTTGGTCTTGCTGTACTAGAATGTCCACCACTCGCAGTTAGATTATGCTCATgctgaaaaatataaataagaaacCATATGTAAATGACTACATTTTTAAACTGCCAAAAGAGAGGCCAATGAGAATGTCATATAGTGTGTTAGGCCCTAATTGAAGCCAAACAGAAGCACCGATATTTAAAAGAGATGGTTGAAATTTTGCAACTATCAAAGTGTTGAGAACAGTGAATTGCCAAAAGTCAATTTTATTGTCATAGTTTTTTGAACTTTACTGAATTAATCCAAGCTTACCATGCGTTTGGAAAGGTCATCTGCCTTCTCTTGAATGGACTAGTACCTGCCAACTTGTTTATTCAGCAAAGACATCAATGCAAGGAAACTCTTGATACCAATTTGCCCATTATCATTGCTTTCTGTATCTTCAAGGCTTTCTTGCTTCCCTGTCAGTCTCTCAAGCATTAGAAGTTGCTGCTTCAGCCTTTTGATCTTATAAGAAACTTGAAGAGCATGAAGATCCATCCTCCAAGGAGAATTGTTTGTCTTATTCAAGGGTTGACTAGATGATGCCAGGTTTTCAGTAACATCAATATCCACTGGACTTGTTCTTCCCTCTTTTACAGGACCCTCATTGGCAATTTCCTTATCATCTTCTAACACTTTTTCAGGAGCATGGGCTATTAAACCTACATCCTTGGACTGGTTAAAGGATgagtttccttcttctttctcagCATCTTCCTCTTGACACAAATCCTCCGAATTTGGAGTCCTTGTTTCTTGCTCTCTCTCATTCTGTTTTCTCTTATTGATAACTTCAGAGCCAATGGTCTCATGGGCTATTACTGGACTATGTACAGAACAATTTAAATTAGTATTTTGGCAATTTAGGGCCTTCAATTGTGATGCTAGTTGCTCTTTTAAGGAAGTtaattcttcttctctctccaaTAACAAGGCttccaatttcatattatcATGTCTGAGCTGCGACATATCCTCATTCATTCCCTCAATATGGGACTGTAGCCGCTTTGATTCTAGTTCCATGCTCATCAACTACCAACGAAATGTTTCTAATTTCTCATCTTTGATTCTCATTTGTTCTGCAAAAGCATCTAGTTCTAAGTGATGCCTTTGCTCAATTAAAGTTGCATACTTCTCAGCTTCTGACAGTACCCAACTTTCCAATTGCTTAACATCAGCTGTCATAGCTTAAAAAGCAAGAAAAGGGAAGGTATTAAGAAAATAAGAATCtataattttatacataatcAGGAATTAAAGCATTTTGACTGGAttttataaaggaaaataaaatcaagaatATGTGTGTGCGTGCGCACATGTGTATTAGAGTTCGCTATTGATAATGTTGGTTAAAGCTAAGAGTTCATATATGTTAAATCCTAATGAAAATTGGGAAATTTGTTCTTACCCAATGCCTCATTTCCTTCCAGTGAGTAGCAGTCAAAGATTGGAGAAAGTTCTGGCTCCCTTTTGTCCTTTTTAGGTCCAATATGTCCATACTCAAGAACAAGATCAGTTGGCTGTGATCTTGTCTTTCCATTGTTTGATGATCCTGTTGCATGCTGATGCACCCCTCTTGCCCCTGTgtaaaaatccaattttgaatTTACTTGGTTAGTCAACATACTTCTTAATGATGCCTCTCATGTCTAGACTCTGATACTGCCCTCCACCTTTCAGTTTCTATTTCAGCTTGCTTTCTCTTAGCCTTTGATAGTTTAACCTCCTTTAAAAGCAAGTGTTTCTCTGTTGTATCCAGCTTGTTCTTCCTAAGCATTGCTGacagaattttttctttttgctccAAATCCTTATGCGTTTTTACCATCTCCATTGATAGTTTTTGAACCATCAAGTCTGCCTCCTCCTTTGGCTCTAATACTACTCCAAGTTCTTGTTTTGTAGCTTCAATTTTCCTAAGTTCGCAGCCCATTCCAACTTCAAGTTGCCGTTGGTTTGTCACAACTTCAATGAAGGCAGATTTGTGCT includes the following:
- the LOC115986291 gene encoding uncharacterized protein LOC115986291, which encodes MSMELESKRLQSHIEGMNEDMSQLRHDNMKLEALLLEREEELTSLKEQLASQLKALNCQNTNLNCSVHSPVIAHETIGSEVINKRKQNEREQETRTPNSEDLCQEEDAEKEEGNSSFNQSKDVGLIAHAPEKVLEDDKEIANEGPVKEGRTSPVDIDVTENLASSSQPLNKTNNSPWRMDLHALQVSYKIKRLKQQLLMLERLTGKQESLEDTESNDNGQIGIKSFLALMSLLNKQVGRY